A stretch of the Streptomyces ortus genome encodes the following:
- a CDS encoding SCO6880 family protein has translation MSTEAAVHPTYGNWRRPRRPGLGPLGLIGTVVVFGGIVVDLMLSLISLQVTLVAVVLQVLFLLPLTARTQDGRNMYQVLALRISWFNRKSKGSATYVSGPLSARPGGRFRPPGLLNRVKLEEGRDAYDQPFGVVHHRSRNLYTIVLGCEPDGGSLVDPDQVDTWVASWGQWLARLSAEPGLRGAAVVVETAPDTGSRLANELLPRLHPDAPAAARAVMEEVVQRYPSTSSEMHTYISLTYGPAGGQRRKTDEIITDLAIRIPGLLDGVVSAGGGAAAPLSAERIAEVVRVAYDPAVAGDVLDIRAQHGGTGLDWEDAGPAATLERTNSYVHDSGVSRTWMLTLAPRGTVRANVLRGLLEATPGTRRKRVALLYRPIDPATSARIVEADRRAAQFMATSKRGLVQARAANEVSATEQTAVEEATGAGLVEFSLMVTVTVDSDADLEDANTAVRNQLAGARLLMRPADRMQAAAFSCTLPAGILPWEYTLIPRELKEAL, from the coding sequence ATGTCCACCGAAGCCGCTGTTCATCCCACGTACGGGAACTGGCGCAGGCCCAGACGGCCCGGACTGGGGCCGCTCGGCCTCATCGGCACCGTCGTGGTGTTCGGCGGGATCGTCGTCGATCTCATGCTGTCGCTGATCTCGCTGCAGGTCACCCTGGTCGCCGTCGTCCTCCAGGTGCTGTTCCTGCTGCCGCTGACGGCGCGTACCCAGGACGGGCGGAACATGTATCAGGTCTTGGCGCTGCGCATCAGCTGGTTCAACCGCAAGTCCAAGGGATCGGCCACCTATGTCTCGGGACCGCTGTCCGCCCGGCCCGGCGGCCGGTTCCGCCCGCCGGGGTTGCTGAACCGCGTCAAGCTGGAGGAGGGCCGGGACGCCTACGACCAGCCGTTCGGCGTGGTGCATCACCGGAGCCGGAACCTCTACACCATCGTGCTCGGCTGCGAACCCGACGGCGGGTCCCTCGTCGACCCCGACCAGGTGGACACCTGGGTGGCGTCCTGGGGCCAGTGGCTGGCCAGGCTGTCCGCCGAACCGGGCCTGCGCGGGGCCGCCGTGGTGGTGGAGACCGCCCCCGACACGGGAAGCCGGCTCGCGAACGAGCTGCTCCCGCGCCTCCACCCCGACGCACCGGCAGCGGCACGGGCGGTGATGGAGGAGGTGGTGCAGCGGTACCCGTCCACGTCCTCCGAGATGCACACCTACATCTCGTTGACCTACGGTCCGGCCGGCGGACAGCGGCGCAAGACCGACGAGATCATCACCGACCTGGCCATCCGCATTCCCGGCCTGCTGGACGGGGTGGTGAGCGCCGGTGGCGGAGCTGCCGCGCCCCTGTCGGCGGAGCGCATCGCCGAAGTCGTACGGGTGGCCTACGATCCGGCCGTCGCGGGAGATGTCCTCGACATCCGTGCCCAGCACGGCGGTACCGGACTCGACTGGGAGGACGCGGGGCCCGCGGCGACCCTGGAGAGGACCAACTCCTATGTCCACGACTCAGGGGTGTCCCGGACCTGGATGCTGACCCTGGCCCCCCGCGGTACGGTCCGCGCCAATGTGCTGCGCGGTCTGCTGGAGGCCACTCCGGGCACCCGCCGAAAGCGGGTGGCGCTGCTGTACCGGCCCATCGACCCGGCGACCTCGGCGCGCATCGTCGAGGCCGACCGGCGGGCGGCGCAGTTCATGGCGACCTCGAAGCGGGGCCTGGTGCAGGCGCGGGCCGCCAACGAGGTGAGCGCGACCGAGCAGACGGCGGTGGAAGAGGCGACCGGGGCCGGCCTGGTGGAGTTCTCGCTGATGGTCACCGTGACGGTCGACTCCGACGCCGACCTGGAGGACGCGAACACGGCGGTGCGCAATCAGCTGGCCGGGGCACGGCTGTTGATGCGCCCGGCGGACCGCATGCAGGCGGCGGCGTTCAGCTGCACCCTGCCGGCCGGGATCCTGCCGTGGGAGTACACCCTGATCCCGCGCGAACTGAAGGAAGCACTGTGA
- a CDS encoding ATP/GTP-binding protein produces the protein MDPPTMWRATTVQACGLWPFAAGSGAPMSGVPLGQHLYTGATVCGDPLSWFTRAHYISNPSLFMLGMPGLGKSTLINRMLIGLSATGVVPMVLGDLKPDYADTVRALGGQVLPIGRGVGGINVLDPGAMGAAARRIGGEAGRVLSAETHGRVLNMVAALVTIVRDRAVDDHEQSVLSAALHHLRERTPPGRQPLLPDLVRVLTEGPDRVRAVTLDRGDDTRYRDAVDPLHRSLLGVLDGPLGDTFASEASTRIDLDAPAVCVDISRIGESDTQLTAAAMLAAWSDGLGTVAASHALADAGLRPRRWFFTVLDELWRPLRAASGIVDRIDALTRLNRSLGLGDAKITHTLKDAEALGSDADRVKARGFVERAGMVVCAGLPRQEMEDLGQVVGLSRREMDLVASWSSPPGWAAHGDREDPPGRGRFLIKVGGRPGIPIQVAITDTERRLHDTNKRWAENERPIEKASERIIRHVRQREPGGTGIV, from the coding sequence ATGGACCCGCCCACGATGTGGCGGGCCACCACCGTCCAGGCCTGCGGGCTCTGGCCGTTCGCGGCAGGCTCGGGTGCCCCCATGAGCGGCGTCCCGCTGGGCCAGCACCTGTACACCGGAGCCACCGTGTGCGGCGACCCCCTGTCGTGGTTCACCCGCGCCCACTACATCTCCAACCCCTCGCTGTTCATGCTCGGCATGCCGGGCCTGGGCAAGTCCACCCTGATCAACCGCATGCTCATCGGGCTCTCCGCCACGGGTGTGGTGCCGATGGTGCTGGGTGACCTCAAGCCCGACTACGCGGACACCGTGCGCGCCCTGGGCGGCCAGGTCCTGCCCATCGGGCGCGGGGTCGGCGGCATCAACGTCCTCGACCCCGGGGCGATGGGCGCCGCGGCTCGGCGTATCGGCGGCGAGGCCGGGCGGGTGCTGAGCGCCGAGACCCACGGCCGTGTCCTCAACATGGTCGCCGCGCTGGTCACCATCGTGCGCGACCGGGCAGTGGACGACCACGAGCAGTCGGTGCTCTCCGCCGCGCTGCACCATCTGCGTGAGCGCACGCCCCCCGGCCGGCAGCCGCTGCTGCCCGACCTCGTGCGCGTCCTGACCGAGGGGCCGGACCGGGTGCGGGCGGTGACGCTGGACCGCGGGGACGACACCCGCTACCGCGACGCCGTGGACCCGCTGCATCGCTCGCTGCTGGGCGTCCTGGACGGGCCGCTGGGCGACACCTTCGCATCCGAGGCATCCACCCGCATCGACCTGGACGCGCCCGCGGTGTGCGTGGACATCTCCCGCATCGGTGAGTCGGACACCCAGCTCACCGCGGCCGCGATGCTGGCCGCCTGGTCCGACGGCCTGGGCACCGTGGCCGCCTCGCACGCCCTGGCGGACGCCGGACTGCGGCCTCGGCGCTGGTTCTTCACCGTGCTCGACGAGCTGTGGCGACCGCTGCGCGCGGCGTCGGGCATCGTGGACCGCATCGACGCCCTGACCCGTCTCAACCGAAGCCTCGGCCTGGGCGACGCCAAGATCACGCACACCCTTAAGGACGCGGAGGCCCTGGGTAGTGACGCCGACCGGGTCAAGGCGCGTGGTTTCGTCGAACGGGCCGGCATGGTGGTCTGCGCGGGGCTGCCGCGCCAGGAGATGGAGGATCTGGGCCAGGTCGTGGGCCTGTCCCGCCGGGAGATGGACCTCGTCGCCTCCTGGTCCTCGCCCCCGGGCTGGGCCGCCCACGGGGACCGCGAGGATCCCCCCGGGCGCGGGCGCTTCCTGATCAAGGTCGGTGGCCGCCCCGGCATCCCGATCCAGGTCGCCATCACCGACACCGAACGACGTCTGCACGACACCAACAAACGCTGGGCCGAGAACGAACGCCCCATCGAGAAGGCCTCCGAGCGGATCATCCGGCACGTCAGGCAGCGGGAGCCGGGCGGGACGGGGATCGTATGA
- a CDS encoding type IV secretory system conjugative DNA transfer family protein gives MRGDAAGGRGYGSELAPWAIVLVSGTALVVCGGMWLGGTLGAALTGSGWSSPPFTFATFGTLLTDGPGKLWPDASPAGVITGIVLVFGTAVAVGALAARRVLRYVSRPRGLAGNRELASMTPAGIAARARDLRPSLKGREHLHPDETGNLLGDLAPHGPELRSSFEDVELDLMAPRAGKSTGIAVPRVLRAQGAVLLTSNKSDVYSVTRAEREKAGRVWTFDPQSIAHTPRGMWWDILADCHTIEGARRLAGHFVASVNDDQSKKDFWISAAQNTLTSLFLAAARGKASVLDLLAWLADPADRTPVDLLRDVGMIAMAEQLQGTVRGAVETRDGIYETARQCVACLLDPEIVAWVTPDPKLPQFRPHQHVLGRDTLYLLSKDGGGSAAGVIAGLADTTLRAGVIAAERMGGRLDPPMTAVLDEAANVCRISDLPDLYSHLGSRGINVVTLLQSYRQGSRVWGEAGMDALWSAATVKLLGAGLDDADFVEKISKLVGNRDVRTGSVSRSRDGTSRSYSYRLDPVLPADRIRALPKGTALLLATGVRPALIRLRPWYEEADADVLSAAARAETAAITERAARTWAAGPHAPVESAGRWQRDAVSLDKP, from the coding sequence ATGAGGGGGGACGCGGCCGGGGGCAGGGGCTACGGGAGCGAGTTGGCACCCTGGGCGATCGTCCTCGTGTCGGGCACCGCCCTGGTGGTCTGCGGGGGGATGTGGCTCGGTGGGACCCTGGGCGCCGCGCTGACCGGTTCGGGGTGGAGCTCCCCGCCGTTCACCTTCGCGACGTTCGGCACTCTGCTCACCGACGGACCCGGGAAGCTCTGGCCGGACGCGTCACCGGCCGGTGTGATCACCGGGATCGTTCTGGTCTTCGGCACAGCCGTCGCCGTCGGCGCACTGGCCGCACGACGGGTCCTGCGGTACGTCTCCCGTCCCAGGGGGCTGGCCGGGAACCGGGAGCTGGCATCCATGACACCGGCCGGCATCGCGGCGCGCGCCCGCGACCTGCGCCCCTCGCTCAAGGGCCGCGAACATCTCCACCCCGATGAGACCGGCAACCTCCTCGGCGACCTCGCTCCGCACGGTCCGGAGCTGCGCTCCTCCTTCGAGGACGTGGAGCTGGACCTGATGGCCCCGCGCGCCGGCAAGTCCACCGGAATCGCCGTCCCCCGAGTGCTGCGTGCCCAGGGGGCGGTGCTGCTGACCTCCAACAAGTCCGACGTATACTCCGTCACCCGTGCCGAACGGGAGAAGGCCGGCCGGGTGTGGACGTTCGATCCGCAGAGCATCGCCCACACTCCGCGCGGGATGTGGTGGGACATCCTCGCCGACTGCCACACCATCGAGGGCGCACGGCGGCTGGCCGGACACTTCGTCGCCTCCGTCAACGACGACCAGTCGAAGAAGGACTTCTGGATCTCCGCGGCGCAGAACACCCTCACCTCGCTGTTCCTCGCCGCCGCGCGCGGTAAGGCCTCCGTGCTCGACCTGCTGGCCTGGCTCGCCGACCCCGCGGACCGCACGCCCGTCGACCTGTTGCGGGACGTCGGCATGATCGCCATGGCCGAGCAGTTGCAGGGCACGGTCCGGGGCGCGGTGGAGACCCGGGACGGCATCTACGAGACCGCCCGGCAGTGTGTCGCCTGTCTGCTCGACCCGGAGATCGTGGCCTGGGTGACGCCTGATCCGAAGCTTCCGCAGTTCAGACCGCACCAGCATGTGCTGGGCCGGGACACCCTCTACCTCCTGTCGAAGGACGGCGGCGGCTCGGCGGCGGGTGTGATCGCCGGACTCGCCGACACGACGCTGCGCGCGGGCGTGATCGCCGCCGAACGCATGGGCGGCCGACTCGACCCCCCGATGACCGCCGTCCTCGACGAGGCGGCCAACGTCTGCCGCATCTCCGACCTGCCCGACCTGTACAGCCACCTCGGCTCCCGAGGCATCAACGTCGTCACCCTGCTGCAGAGTTACCGCCAGGGAAGCCGTGTCTGGGGTGAGGCGGGCATGGACGCCCTGTGGAGCGCCGCCACCGTCAAGCTGCTCGGCGCCGGCCTCGACGACGCCGACTTCGTGGAGAAGATCTCCAAGCTCGTCGGCAATCGGGACGTACGGACCGGGTCCGTCTCCCGGAGCAGGGACGGCACTTCCCGTTCCTACTCCTACCGGCTCGACCCGGTCCTGCCCGCCGACCGCATACGCGCTCTGCCCAAGGGCACCGCCCTGCTGCTCGCCACCGGTGTACGGCCCGCCCTGATCCGGCTGCGCCCGTGGTACGAGGAAGCCGACGCGGACGTCCTCTCCGCGGCGGCCAGGGCCGAGACCGCCGCCATCACCGAGCGGGCCGCCCGAACCTGGGCGGCCGGCCCTCACGCACCCGTCGAGAGCGCCGGCCGGTGGCAGAGGGACGCGGTGTCGCTGGACAAGCCCTGA